Within Dysgonomonas sp. HDW5A, the genomic segment TAACTTTAAAGAATACTGTTGCTTTAATTTCGGCTGTTGCTTTTTGATCTGTTCGATCAAATGACCACCGACAATACCCGTACCTCCAACAATAAAAAGATTCAGTACCTTATATTCTGATAAGAAAAACGAATCGTGAATCGAGTTCAACGCCTTTCTCAAATATTTATTTTTGATAACAAAAGAGATATTTACTTCCGAAGCTCCCTGAGCACAGGCAACTACGCTGATACCACTTTTACCCAGTGTTTCGAATAGTTTTCCGGCAATACCGGGAGTATATTTCATATTCTCACCAACAATAGATACTGTTGCCAAGTCACGCTCCAACTGAACCCTATTGATACTACCCAGAGCTATTTCATTTGCAAATTCCTCTTCCAATACACTCGCTGCTAAATCGGCATCTACCGAACGAACCCCTATCGAGGTACTGTTTTCGGATGAAGCCTGAGAGACCAAAAACACACTGATAGCATTTTTTGCCAATGCTCGGAATATTCGGTAATTGACCCCAATAATACCTACCATACCCAAACCTTGAACGGTAAGCAAACAAGTATCATCTATGGATGAGATACCTTTTATCAGAGCCTTGCGTTTATTTTCGCCCCCATCGTGAGAAATAAAAGTTCCGGGCAATTCGGGGTGAAATGTATTCTTTATACGGATAGGTATATTCTTATGGTAAACAGGGAATATTGTAGGTGGGTAGATAACCTTTGCCCCAAAGTTGCAAAGCTCGGTGGCTTCCGTAAAAGTCAAATGCTCTATCACATACGCTCCACTGATTACTTTCGGATCAGCCGACATAAAACCATCTACATCTGTCCATATTTCTAAGACATCGGCATCTAAAGCAGAAGCAAATATGGCAGCAGTGTAATCCGAACCGCCTCTTCCCAGATTGGTAATCTCATTTCTCGATTTGCAGGCAGAAATAAAACCTGCCACCAATACTTTGCCTGACGATGTTGCAAAAGCATTTTTAATCAGAGAGCTCGACAATTCGATATCAGGAGTATGTTTTCCGAAAGCCGAATTAGTCTTTATCAATTGAATAGCATCCAGATGCTCGAAATCACTTAATACATAACTTACAATAAGAGACGATAATCTCTCGCCATAACTTACAATTTTATCAGACGTACGTTGCGAAAGGTCGTTTATTAAAAAAACACCTTTAAATATATTACTAAGTTCGTCTAACAAGACATTGATTTTAGATAAAAGGTCGGATTCTGTTTTCCTGTCAAAATTCAAACCTTCTATTATCGAAAGATGAGTATCAATAATTCCCTTAAAACTCAATTCATAATCGGCATTCCCGTCGGCAGCAAGCAATGAGGTTGCCATCAGTTTGTCCGTTATTCCTCCAAACGCAGACGCCACAATAACCAAAGAGCCTTTTTCGGCATCTATTATCTTTTTTACATTGAGTATATTTTGAGCCGATCCCAGAGAGGTTCCGCCAAATTTCATTACTTTCATAGCTATGTCGGGTCTAAAATTTATTGTTTTTCGTTCGAAGGTCTCAAACCTTTTTTATTATCATTTTATGTATGACGTTAACCTACAAATATAAAGATTTAATCTTTGTTTACAAAATTAAGAAAATGACACACGCTTAAATACAAAAAGTGACGGAATCAGTTTAGATTCCATCACTTTTCTATTTTACGATCCTATATTCTTATTATTGTAGATCTACCATAGTTTCATTAGCTCCGATTCTGTTTGATAAAGATGTTTTAAGTTCTCTTTCAAATCCGGTCGATCTTGTTTCTACAGATAGCGTTGATTTTGCACCGCCTATAGTTGCTAATATTTGAGAGAGGATAACTTCCTTATCAGTACCCAATTCTCCTAAAAGTATCTTCTTTTCTGCAGCAACTTTAACTTCCTGAATTGGAGTATTAGGAGCAAAACCTGCTGTGTAGTTATAGTTCTTATTAACGTCAGCCATATACAAATATGCCAAAGTCAAATTCCATTTACCGGCTGTTCCATTTTCGGTAGTTCTTGCAGTTGCAATATTACGCCCTTTTGTTTTTTCTCCAACAAGTACAACATCATTTGCTCTATATGCTTTAATAGCATTGATTAAAGCCTCTGAAGCACCCGCTGTCGTTTGTCCTGTTATTATATAGATCTTACCTAACTGATCCCCTAATGTAGGAATAGCAACTCCTTTACCTTCCGCTGTTTTATCTTGAAAGTTCAAGGGTCTAACAGGTGTTGGCAGATCCGGACGATATACTTGCTGAATAAAAGCCTTATTTATATCACGGCCTTTTACCAAAGCACTACCTAATGCCTGAACTCCGCTAAGACTTCCTCCTGAATTATAGCGTACATCAAATACAAGATCAGTTACTCCCTTATCTTTGAACTCGGTCAACTTAGCTGCTAAGCTGTTGTCATAAGCATAATTTGCTCCTGCTGAAAAATTATTGTAAGCAATATAACCAACTTTCTTAGATCCCGCAGTCAAGATACTAGACGTATGCATCGGAGCTTCTGAGTAGTTTGCGACAGGCGAAAATGACACAGATTTCTCCTCTGTAATCATAGGGGTTCTTATAGATAGTGTTATTTTTTCACCTTTACTATATGCACTTGCCAATAGAGTAGATGCATTAGCTGCAGTAACAGCAGTACCATTTACTTTTGTAATATACAATCCACGTGCCATAAAGTCTTTCGCTGGGGTATTAGGCTTTACGTATAAAACCACATAATAGGTCACCCCACTGATATAATTATTAATAGCATATTCAAATCCCGGATCGTATACTGTTACAGCCGGTTCGCTTGTTGATGAGATTCTTGAATAATTATACTTATTTCCTCCGTCTGTGTAAACATCATTCGCACTTAACAACGACTTGAAAAAAGCCGGAGTTTCTTGTTCTAAAGATACATTGTTTGGAGTCCAGAGGTAGTTATTTTTCATAACTGTTAATACCTGCTCATTGGTTTTCGTATCAACCGGTGGTGTGGGTACTGGATCGTCTCCACCACAAGATACCATAAACATAGTGCCTAAAACAACAGACAGTATTGTAAAAAGTCTTTTTTTCATATTTTCGCTACTTAAGTATTATATTAATGTTGGTGCAAAATTAGATATTTTATTTATTTCTACCAAATTAGCTCCCCTCTGCCTTGCCGTACGATAGTAGGCTCACCATCTGTACAATCGACTATGGTTGAAGCTTCGAGACCTCCATATCCCCCATCAATAATAAGATCTACAACATTTTCATACTTTTCCTCCATTAATTCGGGGTCTGTTGTATACTCTATGATCTCATCATCGTTTTTAACAGATGTTGTCAAAACAGGATTACCTAGGATTCTAACAATTTCCCTGATGATATTGTTGTCCGGTATCCTGATACCAACTGTTTTTTTATCTTTATATATTTTAGGCAGAGAGGATGTTGTATTTAACAAAAAAGTAAAGGGTCCTGGCAAATTTTTCTTCATTAATTTAAACGTAGAGGTATCTACCTTAGCATATTCGCTGATATTACTCAAGTCATAGCATATAATCGATAGATTACTCTTTGCCGGATTTATACCTTTCATCTTACAAATTTTCTCTACGGCTCTCACATTTAGAGCATCACAACCAATTGCATAAACAGTATCGGTAGGATAGATAACCAGTCCTCCATCTTGAAGAACCTTCACCACTTTATCAATTTCTTTTTGATTGGGATTTTCCGGATATATTTTTATTAACATAATTATTCCTAAACTTTTTCTTTGTACAGAAGAGTGTATCCTATTCTATTTATTTGTGTTTCTTCAAAACACGACAAATATATAAAAAAAGAGACAGAAAACTCTTGTTTTCTGTCTCTTAAGACTTATAACCTTTTATTCTTTTTCCTTACGAATAAATTCCGGCTTATTTATTTGCATTAAACTCATCCATCACGGCTGCAGTAAGTCCCATATTAGAGAAACCTCCATCGTGAAATAAGTTTTGCATGGTTACTTTGCGAGTCAAATCCGAGAACATAACAATACAATAATCGGCACACTCCTCGGCATTGGCATTACCTAGAGGCGACATTTTTTCGGCAAATTCAAGAAATCCGCCCATACCTCCGATACCTGCTCCGGCAGTGGTCATTGTAGGTGATTGTGAAATTGTATTCACACGTACACCTTTATCACGTCCATATACATAACCAAAGCTACGACCTATCGATTCTAACAACGATTTAGCATCAGCCATATCATTATATCCTGCAAAAGTACGTTGTGCTGCAATATGAGTAAGAGCTAAAACCGAACCGCCTTCAGCAATCGCATCCATTTTTTTCGCAACCTGCATCATTTTGTGAAAAGAGACAGCCGAAATATCTAATGTTTTATCTAAAAATTTATAGTCTAAATCATCATAATCGCGTCCTTTACGTACGTTTGGAGACATACCTATTGAGTGAAGAACGAAGTCAATCTTACCACCCAGAATTTCTTGCGATCTTGCAAAAACAAGCTCAAGATCTTCTACGATTGTAGCATCTGCAGGAATCACTTCTGTCTTTAATTTGTCAGCCAATGCATTAGTTTCTCCCATCCTCATTGCCATAGGAGTATTTGATAATGTAATTGTTGCTCCTTGCTCTACAGCTTTTTCTGCAACTTTCCATGCTATTGACATTTCATTTAGAGCTCCAAAGACGATACCTCTTTTGCCCTTTAATAAGTTATGACTCATTTTTATTTTTCTATTAGTGAATAATATTCTTTTTGATTGTTGAATGGCACAAAAATACTAAAAATGTGCAATATCTATATTCTTTTACCTAAAATTTCCCATAAATAAGAAATTACTCTTAATAAACAGCCTTCTTAAAAAGCAGCAGAATCACTTATAACCAAATGAATATCTTTCGATTATAGTATATATTTAGAAATAAGAAATCTACAACCACGAAATATGCATATCCTGCTTTTTTAGCTTTCTTTTTACCTATTCAACTCAACATTCTATTTGAATGAGGTTAGAATTTACCGCCACTTCGGTTCTTTAAACAGATCAATTATAAAGCATATAAGCTCCAATAATTAGCAAAGGTTTTTATTTAATACAATTGATTAAGACAAACAACCTGTGCCATAAATCATTTTAGGCGTCACGTAAAACATAAAGGAAATTGCTGATAGAAGATCGTAATATAAATAGTTATTTTCTTGGAAATAAATCCGTATCAATAGCTATGTATCAATCGAAATAAGAAGAGGTTTGGAAGAATTTATTAAATATCTTTTGTGGTTCTCATTGAAACATATATCTTTGCAACCCGAAAAAGAAGGGAGGTTTTGATTAATACTTAGAATAATATAGTACTGAAACATAGGCTTTACAATAAGAATAAAGCATTATGTATGTATCCGGATCAATTAGATTAGATTGAGATGGACTTATTTTAATAAATCAAAACGTATTTTTTATAAACTGAAATTTAAAAATTAAAATTATGATAGTTGTTCCTATAAAAGAAGGTGAAAACATCGAAAAAGCACTTAAAAAATTCAAAAGAAAATTCGAAAAAACTGGTGTCGTAAAAGAACTAAGACGTCGTCAAGCTTTTGAAAAACCATCTATTACAAATAGAAAACAAAGAATTCACGCTGCATACGTACAAAAACTTCATCAAATAGAAGATTAAAACATTTGTATTTATAACAACGATTGTATAACTTCGTCTCTGAACCAGAAAGGTAAATAATGACGATAGTTGACAAATATATAGATTATCTCCGTTATGAAAAGAACTACTCTTCTCACACGGAGATTTCTTATTATAGTGACCTTATCCAATTCAGAGATTTTATAGACACTAATTATCCTGATGTGGAGCTGGAAACTGTAGATGGCGATATCGTCAGAGCATGGATCATCTTTTTAATGGAGACCAAAACCTCCGCCCGTTCAGTAAACAGGAAATTGAGTTCTTTGAAATCATTTTATCGGTACCTCCAAAAGATGGGGCTAGTATCCATAAGTCCCTTAAAAAAGATAAGCGGACCTAAAGCGAAAAAGCCAATACCATCGTTTGTGAATTATGCGGATATGGAAAAGGTGCTTGATCTCGAAGTTTTGGACAATGACTATGAATCATTCCGAGACAAAGTTATCCTCGAGTTATTCTATGTAACCGGTATGCGAAGAGCAGAACTTATCGGACTAACTGATAAAGATGTGGATCTTTATTCGGGCAGTATAAGGGTTACGGGTAAACGTAACAAACAGCGAATCATACCTATTAGCAAGAACACCATAGCACTAATAGATGATTATCTTGAAATACGCAACCAAAATTTCGAGAACCAAACAGTCTCTTTCTTTGTTAAAAAGGACGGAGAACCAATCTATCCCATGTTAATCCATCGGATAGTAAGCAGTCACCTCAAGTGGATTCCGACTTTAGCGAAAGCAAGTCCACACGTTTTAAGACATTCGTTTGCTACAGGAATGCTTAACAACGGAGCTGACATAAATGCGGTAAAAGAACTGCTGGGACATTCGAGTTTAGCATCTACTGAGATTTACACGCATACATCTTTTGACGAACTTAAGAAAATATACAATAAAGCTCATCCTCGAGCATAACTATTAAAACAAAAGGAGGAATCATGATGGACATTAAAATTCAAGCGCTACACTTTGACGCTAGTGAAAAACTTAGAGAGTTTATCCAAAAGAAGGTAATTAAGCTAGAAAAATATTCAGACGACATATTAAGTGCAGATATTATACTTAAGGTTGTAAAACCAGAAACCAGTAATAATAAAGATGCATCAATAAAGTTAAATGTCAAGAATGATGAGCTTTACGCAAATAAAACAGCCGAAAGTTTCGAAGAAGCAATCGATTTATGCTCAGAGGCTTTGGAAAAGCAACTGATCAAGTACAAAGAAAAAGTGCAACCTAAGTAAAAATAACTGATATTTTCTTGGGAGTTAAGAAATTTCTTTCTATTTTTGTCGCCGTTTCGCATAAAGCACATCTGCGAAGCGGCGATTATTATTTGGAGAATAATCAAGCCCATGCCTCTTTAGCTCAGTTGGCCAGAGCACGTGATTTGTAATCTCGGGGTCGTTGGTTCGAATCCGACAAGAGGCTCAAAAAAAGAAAGGCAAAAGCCTATTTTTTTTCAGTGAGAAAAAGGGGCAGTTACCAGAGTGGCCAAATGGGTCTGACTGTAACTCAGATAGCGTAAGCTTACGGTGGTTCGAATCCATCACTGCCCACTTTTTATTTTGCGAAAGTAGCTCAGTTGATAGAGCATCAGCCTTCCAAGCTGAGGGTCGCGGGTTTGAGCCCCGTCTTTCGCTCTCATCGCCAATGTAGCTCAGTTGGTAGAGCACTTCCTTGGTAAGGAAGAGGTCACGGGTTCAAGTCCCGTCATAGGCTCTAGAGATTGCAGCAGGCAATATAATAACGGTGGTTTTATTATCACCATAGAAAAGAATTAGAAAAGCAATCATTAATTAATAAGTACACTTTATTATGGCAAAAGAACATTTTAACCGGTCGAAACCACACGTAAATATCGGTACAATCGGTCACGTTGACCACGGTAAAACTACTCTTACTGCTGCTATCACTAAAGTATTAGCAGATAAAGGGTTCTCTGAAGCTAAATCTTTTGATCAAATCGATAACGCTCCTGAAGAAAAAGAACGTGGTATCACTATCAATACTTCTCACGTAGAATATCAAACAGCTAACCGTCATTACGCTCACGTTGACTGTCCAGGTCACGCTGACTACGTAAAAAACATGGTTACTGGTGCTGCACAAATGGACGGTGCTATCATTGTAGTTGCTGCAACTGATGGTCCTATGCCTCAAACTCGTGAGCACATTCTTCTAGCACGTCAGGTAAACGTACCTCGTCTAGTTGTATTCATGAACAAATGCGATATCGTTGAAGACGAAGAAATGTTGGAACTAGTTGAAATGGAAATGAGAGAACTTCTTTCATTCTACAACTTCGACGGTGACAATACTCCAGTTATCCGCGGATCTGCTCTTGGAGCACTTAACGGTGTTGAGCCTTGGGTTAGCCAAGTTATGGAGCTTATGAACGCAGTTGATACTTGGATTGAACTACCTCCACGTGATGTTGACAAACCATTCCTTATGCCCGTTGAAGACGTATTCTCGATCACAGGTCGTGGTACTGTAGCAACAGGTCGTATCGAAACAGGTATCATCAAAACTTCTGAAGAAGTTCAAATCATTGGACTTGGATCTGAAGGAAAAAAATCAGTTGTTACTGGTGTTGAGATGTTCCGTAAAATCCTAGACGAAGGTCAAGCTGGTGATAACGTAGGTCTTTTACTTCGTGGTGTTGATAAAGACGATATCAAACGTGGTATGGTTATCACTCACCCAGGAAAAGTAACTCCTCACACTAAGTTCAAAGCTGAGGTATATATCTTGAAAAAAGAAGAAGGTGGACGTCACACTCCATTCCACAATAAATATCGCCCTCAATTCTATATTCGTACATTAGATGTTACAGGTGAAATCACTCTTCCAGAAGGAACTGACATGGTAATGCCAGGTGATAACTTAACAATCAATGTAGAATTGATCTACCCAGTAGCATGTAATGTAGGTCTACGTTTCGCTATCCGCGAAGGTGGTCGTACAGTAGGAGCTGGTCAGATTACAGAAATTGTTGAATAATATTTATTCAATCAAATAAAGCCAAAGTCGGCTAATAAATAGCCGACTTCAGTTTACGGGTTTAGCTCAGTTGGTAGAGCACTGGTCTCCAAAACCAGGTGTCGGGAGTTCGAGTCTCTCAACCCGTGCAAATCTCTTAATGGGTAATGAAAAAAATAATTCAATACGTAAAAGACTCATATAACGAACTTGTACACAAGGTTTCTTGGCCTACACGTGCAGAGCTCACAAACAGTGCTGTTGTTGTCATGATAGCTTCCTTTATTATGGCTCTAATAGTGTTTGGAATAGATTCTGCTTTCGAATGGGCACTTAAGTATTTTTACAATCTTGTATAATAATCCTCTTTAATTTATTAAAATGACTGAAATCGAAAAGAAATGGTACGTACTGCGTGCTGTTAGCGGAAAAGAAAATAAAGTCAAAGAGTATCTTGAGGCGGAAATAAAAAAAACCGAGTTAGGAAAATACATTTCTCAAGTTCTTATACCTACCGAAAAGACTTATATCATGCGTAATGGGAAAAAAGTTCTCAAAGAAAGAGCTTATCTCCCCGGATATATATTGATAGAAGCTGCTTTGGTGGGTGAAGTTGTGCATGAACTCCGCAATATAAATTATGTTGCAGGTTTTCTTCCTAATGCTACAAATCCTCAACCGTTAAGCCAATCTGAAGTAAATCGCATTTTAGGCACGATGGATGAGTTGGATGAGCAAAGCGAAGAAATGGATGTTCAATATATCGTAGGTGAAACGGTGAAGGTCAATAATGGACCATTCAATGGCTTCTCGGGTATTATTGAAGAAGTGAATGCAGAGAAAAAGAAACTCAAAGTGATGGTAAAGATATTCGGACGAAAAACTCCTCTCGAATTGAATTACTTACAAGTCGAAAAAGAACAATAAATTTGGTTACGCATTTTTTATTGATTTTCCACTAAGTTTTAAACAAAAACAAAAAAATTTAAAACAAAAATGGCTAAAGAAATTGCTGGACAATTAAAATTACAAATTAAAGGCGGTGCAGCAAATCCATCTCCTCCCGTAGGACCTGCTTTAGGTTCTAAAGGGATCAACATCATGGATTTTTGCAAGCAATTTAATGCCAGAACTCAAGACAAGGCAGGTAAAATATTACCAGTAGTAATTACTTACTACGCTGACAAGTCTTTTGATTTTATAATCAAAAATCCTCCTGTAGCAATACAACTACTTGAGCTTACTAAGCAAAAAAGTGGTTCTGCTGAACCTAACCGTAAAAAAATCTCTGAAATAACTTGGGAACAAGTACAAGTTATAGCTGAAGATAAAATGGGTGATTTGAATTGTTTTACGATCGAATCGGCTATGAAAATGGTTGCCGGAACAGCAAGAAGTATGGGGATCACTGTAAAAGGGGCTTTCCCTGATGTTAAATAAATAAACTTCAATTGAGAAATGGGTAAACTTACAAAAAATCAAAAGTTAGCTTTTAGCAAGATTGAAGCAGGGAAATCTTATTCACTTAAAGAAGCATCGGCACTTGTAAAAGAAATTACTACAAGTAAATTTGATGCATCTGTTGACGTAGATGTACGTCTAGGTGTAGATCCACGTAAAGCTAACCAGATGGTAAGAGGTGTAGTATCTCTTCCTCATGGAACAGGAAAACAAGTAAGAGTTCTTGTGTTATGTTCGCCAGACGCCGAAGCTGCTGCAAAAGAAGCCGGAGCAGACCACGTAGGTCTTGATGAATATATCGAAAAAATAAAAGGTGGCTGGACTGATATTGATGTTATCATCACTCAACCTGCCATTATGGGTAAAATCGGAGCTTTAGGTCGTGTACTAGGTCCTCGTGGTCTTATGCCGAATCCAAAGAGCGGTACTGTTACAGTAGATGTAGCAAAAGCTGTTACTGAGGTTAAAGCAGGTAAGATTGACTTTAAAGTAGACAAAACAGGTATTATCCATGCATCTATAGGTAAGGTATCATTTACTGCTGATCAAATCAAAGATAATGCGAAAGAATTTATCAATACGCTTATCAAATTGAAACCAAGTTCGGCTAAAGGTACTTATGTGAAGAGTGTATTTCTTTCTAGCACTATGAGTCCGGGTATTAAAATAGACCCTAAATCAGTAGACGAAAACTAATTAAAACTACGGAATTATGAGAAAGGAAGATAAAAGCACTATTATAGATACCATTGCAGCTACAATAAAAGGATATGATTTCTTTTATTTGACTGATATCTCTACACTTAATGCAGCAAAAACCAGCGCTTTAAGAGCTGAATGCTTTAAGAGTGATATCAAGCTGATGGTAGTTAAAAATACCTTATTGCAAAAAGCACTAGAATCATTAGATACTGATTATTCTGAATTGACTCCGGTCTTGACAGGTAACACTGCTATCATGCTTTCTAACGTTGCAAATGCTCCTGCTAAATTAATCGACAAATATAGCAAAGAAGGTATACCAGCGCTTAAGGCTGCATACGTGCAAGAAAGCTTCTATGTAGGAGCTGAAAACCTAAAAGCGTTAGTAAATATCAAGAGCAAAGAAGAACTTCTTGGAGAGGTTATCGGATTGTTACAATCGCCTATCAAGAATGTTGTATCTGCTCTTCAATCAGGTGGTAACACCATCCACGGAGTACTTGAGACTCTATCGAAAAGATAAATTAAACAAAAGAAGTAATAACAATTTTAATACATACAAAAATGGCAGACGTAAAAGCTATTGCTGAACAACTAGTAAATTTGACAGTTAAAGAAGTTAGCGAATTGGCTGAAACTCTTAAAACAGAATACGGTATCGAACCAGCTGCTGCAGCTGTTGCCGTTGCTGCTCCTGCTGCTGCAGCAGAAGCTGTAGAAGAAAAAACAGCATTTGATGTTGTTTTGAAATCTGCTGGTGCAAACAAACTAGCTATAGTAAAAGCTGTTAAAGAACTTACAGGTTTAGGTTTGAAAGAAGCGAAAGATCTAGTAGATGCTGCTCCTTCTGAATTGAAAAAAGGTGTTAGCAAAGACGAAGCTGATGCATTGAAAAAACAATTGGAAGAAGCTGGAGCTGAAGTTGAACTTAAATAAAACAAAAAAATCCTGTTAATCAGGATGTTGGTTGAGAACCTTCTGAGTAAGGAGGTTCTTGACCTTTTTGCGTCAAAAGTAATTAGTTCAAAAAAAAGAGTAT encodes:
- the rplL gene encoding 50S ribosomal protein L7/L12, with translation MADVKAIAEQLVNLTVKEVSELAETLKTEYGIEPAAAAVAVAAPAAAAEAVEEKTAFDVVLKSAGANKLAIVKAVKELTGLGLKEAKDLVDAAPSELKKGVSKDEADALKKQLEEAGAEVELK
- the rplJ gene encoding 50S ribosomal protein L10, which gives rise to MRKEDKSTIIDTIAATIKGYDFFYLTDISTLNAAKTSALRAECFKSDIKLMVVKNTLLQKALESLDTDYSELTPVLTGNTAIMLSNVANAPAKLIDKYSKEGIPALKAAYVQESFYVGAENLKALVNIKSKEELLGEVIGLLQSPIKNVVSALQSGGNTIHGVLETLSKR